A stretch of the Vicinamibacterales bacterium genome encodes the following:
- the lipB gene encoding lipoyl(octanoyl) transferase LipB: MDVNAAGAARVAGRDIAVRRLGRVDYEIALELQKTLVEQRTRGEISDQLLLLEHPDVITLGVKARNDRSHVLESPESLAAKGVGLFETGRGGDVTYHGPGQLVGYPILDLKPDRCDVHRYVRDLEEVLIRAVGAFGIEAVRVAGLTGIWVGPPHREAKLAAIGVRISRWVTSHGFALNVTTDLSRFGLIVPCGITDRGVTSMENLAGHPLPMDEVADAVVDAFAAVFA, encoded by the coding sequence GTGGATGTGAACGCGGCCGGGGCAGCGCGCGTCGCGGGTCGCGACATCGCGGTCCGGCGCCTCGGGCGCGTCGACTACGAGATCGCCCTCGAACTGCAGAAAACGCTGGTCGAGCAACGCACGCGAGGCGAGATCTCCGACCAGTTGCTGTTGCTCGAGCACCCCGACGTCATCACGCTCGGCGTGAAGGCCCGCAACGATCGGTCGCACGTGCTGGAGTCGCCTGAGTCGCTGGCAGCCAAGGGGGTCGGGCTCTTCGAGACCGGGCGCGGCGGCGACGTGACGTATCACGGCCCCGGACAGCTCGTCGGCTATCCCATCCTCGATCTGAAGCCCGATCGCTGCGACGTGCATCGCTATGTCCGCGATCTCGAGGAGGTGCTCATCCGCGCGGTCGGCGCATTCGGCATCGAGGCGGTCCGCGTCGCCGGCCTGACCGGCATCTGGGTGGGACCGCCGCACCGGGAAGCCAAGCTCGCAGCCATCGGCGTACGCATCTCGCGCTGGGTGACGAGCCACGGATTCGCGCTGAACGTCACGACGGACCTGTCACGTTTTGGATTGATAGTCCCCTGCGGCATTACTGACAGGGGAGTCACTTCCATGGAGAACCTGGCAGGGCATCCGCTCCCAATGGATGAGGTTGCGGACGCCGTCGTCGACGCGTTTGCGGCCGTATTCGCCTGA
- a CDS encoding SDR family oxidoreductase: MIAVVTGGSKGIGLAVARAFIARGDSVTIGARSDAELASAAHSLGAPDRVHAVRTDVRQPADCERLVTETVSRFGGLDVLVNNAGVGRFSAVADMRLDDWQAVIETNLSGVFYCTRAALPEMRRRGGGYIVNISSLAGKNAFSGGAAYCASKAGLDQFSEALMQEVRQDNIRVSYVMPGSVATQFGGGPGDEPWKLAPEDVARVVIDLVDHDPRSLPSRVELRPSRPPRKS, translated from the coding sequence ATGATTGCGGTCGTCACGGGCGGGTCGAAGGGGATCGGACTGGCGGTTGCGCGCGCCTTCATCGCCCGCGGCGATAGCGTGACGATCGGCGCGCGCAGCGACGCCGAGCTCGCCTCGGCCGCGCACTCGCTTGGCGCGCCCGATCGCGTGCACGCCGTGCGCACCGACGTCCGCCAGCCGGCCGACTGCGAACGGCTGGTCACCGAGACCGTCAGCCGCTTCGGCGGCCTCGACGTGCTCGTCAACAACGCCGGCGTTGGCCGGTTCTCCGCCGTCGCCGACATGCGCCTCGACGATTGGCAGGCGGTGATCGAGACGAACCTGAGCGGCGTCTTCTACTGCACGCGGGCGGCGCTTCCCGAGATGCGCCGCCGCGGCGGCGGATACATCGTCAACATCAGCAGCCTGGCCGGGAAGAATGCCTTCAGCGGCGGCGCCGCCTACTGCGCGTCGAAGGCGGGGCTCGATCAGTTCAGCGAAGCGTTGATGCAGGAAGTGCGGCAGGACAACATCCGGGTCAGCTACGTCATGCCCGGCTCGGTGGCGACGCAATTCGGCGGCGGCCCCGGCGACGAGCCGTGGAAGCTGGCGCCCGAGGACGTCGCCAGAGTCGTCATCGATCTCGTCGACCACGATCCGCGCAGCCTGCCGAGCCGGGTCGAACTTCGGCCGTCGCGGCCACCGCGCAAGAGCTGA
- a CDS encoding sigma-70 family RNA polymerase sigma factor, whose translation MRQQNAERDLVGRMRAKDGSAVTDLASLYGPRIQQLAFRYLRNWEDAEEVAQDVLLKVYRKIDAFRGDAALSSWIYRITFNTAMSRLRHQRASRFAELKNDSADKPDSTPTEPADWSALADDQVMRAQMREQLVGALRHLPVVYRVPVLLRDIHGLSTEEASAVLKVKPQTLKSRLHRGRLILRKHLGHFAGGLELHARDIVN comes from the coding sequence ATGCGTCAGCAGAATGCGGAACGCGATCTGGTCGGCCGCATGCGCGCCAAGGACGGTTCAGCCGTCACCGACCTGGCGTCGCTCTACGGCCCGCGGATCCAGCAGCTTGCGTTCCGATATCTCAGAAACTGGGAAGATGCCGAGGAGGTCGCGCAGGACGTCCTGCTGAAGGTGTATCGGAAGATCGATGCCTTCCGGGGCGATGCGGCGCTCTCGTCGTGGATTTATAGGATTACGTTCAACACGGCGATGTCGCGGCTGCGACATCAGCGCGCCAGCCGCTTTGCCGAGCTGAAGAACGACTCGGCCGACAAACCGGATTCGACCCCAACGGAGCCGGCCGACTGGAGCGCCCTTGCCGACGATCAGGTGATGCGGGCGCAGATGCGCGAGCAACTCGTCGGCGCGTTGCGGCATCTGCCAGTGGTGTATCGCGTGCCGGTGCTGCTCCGCGACATCCATGGACTGTCAACCGAAGAAGCGAGCGCCGTGCTCAAGGTGAAGCCGCAGACCCTCAAGTCGCGGCTGCACCGCGGACGCCTCATTCTTCGCAAGCACCTGGGCCATTTCGCAGGCGGCCTGGAGCTGCACGCCCGCGACATCGTCAACTAG